A region from the Fusarium graminearum PH-1 chromosome 4, whole genome shotgun sequence genome encodes:
- a CDS encoding endothiapepsin precursor yields MPSLNALLSASLAFASIALGAPAVQDKHFSVEQVKNPQFVKNGPLALAHVYAKYGVPLPKGLEKAVQKVKSSHTKRQNGSGSVITTPQDEDIEWLTPVQIGTPAQTLNLDFDTGSSDLWVFSTETSGSSGHDEYNPAKSSTSKKLSGATWSISYGDGSTSSGDVYKDKVSVGGLVVSSQAVESAQRVSDQFEQETGLDGLLGLGFSSINTVTPTQQNTFFDNAAPSLQSAVFTANLKHQKPGTYNFGFIDSSSYTGKIGYAPVDSSQGFWEFTASGYAVGSATVNRSPITGIADTGTTLLLLPSAINSAYYAKVSGARYSSSYGGYVFSCSATLPNFSFAVGGVTITIPGSYINYAPVQDGSSTCLGGIQPSEDIGINIFGDIALKAAFVVFDGGNQQVGWAKKTL; encoded by the coding sequence ATGCCTTCTCTCAACGCCCTCCTCAGTGCCTCTTTGGCCTTTGCCTCCATCGCCCTCGGCGCCCCCGCCGTTCAGGACAAGCACTTCTCCGTCGAACAAGTCAAGAACCCTCAGTTCGTCAAGAACGGTCCTCTTGCCCTCGCCCACGTCTACGCCAAGTACGGCGTCCCTCTCCCCAAGGGTCTCGAGAAGGCCGTCCAGAAAGTCAAGTCCTCTCACACCAAGCGTCAGAACGGCAGCGGTTCAGTCATCACCACTCCTCAAGATGAGGACATCGAGTGGTTGACCCCTGTGCAGATCGGTACCCCTGCACAGACACTCAACCTGGACTTTGATACTGGTTCTTCCGACCTTTGGGTGTTCAGCACTGAGACCTCTGGTAGCAGTGGACACGACGAGTACAACCCTGCCAAGAGCAGCACTTCCAAGAAGCTTTCTGGTGCTACTTGGTCCATCAGCTACGGCGATGGAAGCACCTCATCCGGAGACGTctacaaggacaaggtctCTGTTGGAGGCCTCGTTGTCAGCTCCCAGGCTGTAGAGTCTGCCCAGCGTGTCTCTGACCAGTTTGAGCAAGAGACTGGTCTCGACGGcctcctcggtcttggttTCAGCTCCATCAACACCGTCACACCCACCCAGCAGaacaccttcttcgacaacGCTGCCCCCAGCCTCCAGTCCGCTGTCTTCACAGCCAACCTGAAGCACCAGAAGCCCGGAACCTACAACTTTGGTTTCATCGACAGCTCTTCTTATACCGGCAAGATTGGCTACGCTCCCGTTGACTCCTCTCAGGGATTCTGGGAGTTCACCGCCAGCGGATACGCCGTCGGTTCAGCTACTGTGAACAGAAGCCCCATCACTGGTATTGCCGATACCGGTACcaccctccttcttctcccttccGCCATCAACTCGGCCTACTACGCCAAGGTTAGCGGTGCTCGCTACAGCTCTTCTTACGGCGGTTACGTCTTCAGCTGCTCTGCTACGCTGCCCAACTTCAGCtttgctgttggtggtgtGACCATTACCATCCCCGGTTCTTACATCAACTACGCTCCTGTCCAGGACGGATCTTCCACCTGCCTCGGTGGTATCCAGCCCAGTGAGGATATTGGcatcaacatctttggtgaTATtgctctcaaggctgcttttgttgtctttgacgGTGGCAACCAGCAGGTTGGCTGGGCCAAGAAGACTCTGTAA